In one window of Desulfovibrio desulfuricans DSM 642 DNA:
- a CDS encoding tyrosine-type recombinase/integrase, which translates to MSAKKAENVRVPTKFMGVYQLESTQKRFDGKPDLCFYITYKSPNGKKVWEKIGWRSEKMTASMASDIRADRMQQLRLGEAAVPIQQRRKESGMTFGEAWAIFDEKWLPNLKGADNERMLYTRYLEPVLKNRPLKEITSLEMEGIKTSLLAKGLAAASVRLIIGNVRRVYNKLTEWDLYSGPKPMDKVKMPKVDNARDRFLTADEAQTLLGAVKKRSQLWHDISLTSLHTGMRLSEVLGLRPQDVNLKSRLIHPDGKTGKRSIPMNDTLFETLDRVVAERKDSPLLFPGQKGTQLGSDSATSSFARAVADAKLNPPNVDRRHKVVFHTLRHTYCSWLAMEGVPLYVIGEMVGHSSTEMTKRYSHLCPDKKSQTVNVIQGIFAKGKAEETEKLSLKAIASARA; encoded by the coding sequence ATGAGCGCAAAAAAAGCTGAAAACGTAAGAGTTCCAACTAAATTCATGGGTGTCTATCAGCTCGAAAGTACGCAGAAGAGATTTGATGGCAAGCCTGACCTCTGTTTTTACATCACCTATAAGTCTCCAAACGGTAAAAAAGTCTGGGAGAAAATAGGTTGGCGCAGCGAGAAAATGACTGCATCCATGGCATCGGATATCCGTGCCGACCGTATGCAACAACTCCGCTTGGGCGAGGCCGCTGTCCCTATTCAACAAAGACGCAAAGAATCCGGCATGACCTTTGGGGAGGCCTGGGCGATCTTTGACGAAAAATGGCTCCCGAATTTGAAAGGGGCGGACAATGAACGGATGCTTTACACGAGGTATCTGGAACCCGTTTTGAAGAACAGACCGCTGAAAGAGATCACGTCCCTGGAGATGGAAGGCATCAAAACGTCCCTTTTGGCAAAAGGACTTGCCGCCGCCAGCGTGCGCCTGATCATCGGCAATGTGCGGCGCGTCTATAACAAGCTGACCGAATGGGACTTGTACTCCGGCCCGAAGCCGATGGACAAAGTGAAGATGCCCAAGGTGGACAACGCCCGTGACCGTTTCCTGACCGCCGATGAGGCCCAGACGCTTCTTGGCGCTGTAAAGAAACGTAGTCAGCTTTGGCATGATATCAGTTTGACCTCTTTGCATACAGGAATGCGCCTTTCCGAAGTTCTGGGTCTGCGCCCGCAGGACGTAAATTTGAAAAGCCGCCTGATCCACCCGGACGGGAAAACAGGCAAGCGCTCCATTCCCATGAACGATACACTTTTCGAAACGCTGGATCGGGTTGTGGCGGAGCGGAAGGACTCCCCGCTTCTTTTTCCTGGCCAAAAGGGAACACAGTTGGGATCTGATTCCGCCACCAGCAGTTTTGCGCGGGCAGTGGCGGATGCGAAGCTCAATCCTCCCAATGTTGACCGCAGGCATAAGGTCGTCTTCCACACACTCAGACACACCTATTGCAGCTGGCTGGCCATGGAAGGCGTGCCCCTTTACGTCATCGGGGAAATGGTTGGTCACAGCAGCACGGAAATGACCAAGCGCTATTCCCATTTGTGCCCCGACAAGAAAAGTCAGACCGTGAACGTAATCCAAGGCATCTTCGCCAAAGGCAAGGCTGAGGAAACCGAAAAGCTGTCACTCAAAGCAATAGCCTCTGCACGGGCATAG
- a CDS encoding energy transducer TonB — MSMEPAADRQLFAASYLEEPPAKPHTRGPWFFAASFAAHIAALGMIWFLGSLLPPTGSGDFDGVVITLTYGKPGSGTAGEPAGAGGGSAQTEQNAEPQADAAAAAQKETSPTPKKQEKPAEPTVADSQSPLAIPRLAEKAAAKKTADASPKEKPHHAKVEKITKATARKEHNVQQREQAANNTTDKAADLKPSATAAGASSGAESGAGCGASQSKLQGQGMSLADGAGQGRGSGSSGQGNGAASEGQGDAGGYLKGNYEYIKKRIRKYLEYSPQAKRMGIQGLVYVAFTITRDGSAQNVELRTSSGFDSLDESALEAVHRASPFAPPPQVARVVVPIQFSLK; from the coding sequence ATGAGCATGGAACCAGCAGCCGACAGGCAACTTTTTGCGGCTTCCTATCTTGAGGAGCCGCCCGCAAAGCCGCATACCAGAGGCCCGTGGTTTTTTGCGGCCTCTTTTGCGGCGCACATTGCGGCATTGGGGATGATCTGGTTTTTGGGCAGCCTGTTGCCGCCCACGGGCAGTGGCGACTTTGACGGGGTGGTGATTACCCTGACTTACGGCAAGCCCGGTTCTGGCACCGCCGGAGAACCAGCCGGAGCTGGCGGCGGCAGCGCCCAGACGGAACAGAATGCAGAGCCGCAGGCGGATGCGGCGGCAGCCGCTCAAAAAGAAACAAGCCCCACACCCAAAAAACAGGAAAAACCCGCCGAACCCACTGTGGCGGATTCCCAATCCCCGCTTGCCATACCCCGACTTGCTGAAAAAGCGGCGGCAAAAAAAACAGCCGATGCTTCACCCAAGGAAAAACCGCACCACGCCAAGGTTGAAAAAATTACAAAAGCTACGGCCCGCAAGGAACATAATGTTCAGCAACGGGAGCAGGCAGCCAACAATACGACAGACAAAGCCGCCGACCTGAAACCGTCTGCCACCGCTGCTGGCGCAAGTTCTGGCGCTGAGTCGGGCGCTGGCTGCGGCGCAAGCCAAAGCAAACTGCAAGGGCAGGGCATGTCGCTGGCAGATGGAGCAGGGCAGGGGCGCGGAAGCGGCAGCAGCGGTCAGGGCAACGGGGCCGCCAGTGAAGGGCAGGGGGATGCCGGGGGCTATCTTAAGGGCAATTACGAATACATCAAAAAACGCATCCGCAAATATCTGGAATACAGCCCGCAAGCAAAACGTATGGGCATTCAGGGGCTTGTGTATGTGGCCTTTACCATCACCAGAGACGGCTCGGCGCAAAATGTGGAGCTGCGCACCAGCAGCGGTTTCGATTCGCTGGACGAATCAGCGCTGGAAGCCGTGCATCGGGCATCGCCCTTTGCGCCGCCGCCGCAGGTCGCCCGCGTGGTTGTCCCCATTCAGTTCAGCCTCAAATAG
- a CDS encoding conjugal transfer protein TraL, with protein sequence MATIHFIQQGKGGVGKSMIAAILYQVLKHLGKTVVAFDTDPVNATFFGFKEFEVTRLDILKNGDIDPREFDSLINTIADLPQETHVIVDNGASSFLALNSYIQDNDVLGIFSEGGHNVFLHTVITGGQAIGDTVLGLRSLALGFPKTPIVVWLNPYFGEISIDGKPFEGFKVYQEFHQQFQAILAIPQGNKATIGKDLEILFAKRQSFETGINSSQSIVMRSRLGRYWNEVVGLIERAGITL encoded by the coding sequence ATGGCAACAATACATTTCATCCAGCAAGGCAAGGGCGGCGTGGGCAAATCCATGATCGCCGCGATTCTCTACCAGGTGCTCAAGCACTTGGGGAAAACCGTAGTTGCCTTTGATACTGATCCGGTCAACGCCACGTTTTTTGGCTTCAAGGAGTTTGAAGTCACCCGCTTGGATATTCTGAAAAATGGCGACATTGATCCACGTGAATTCGACTCTCTGATCAACACCATCGCCGACTTGCCTCAAGAAACCCATGTCATTGTGGACAACGGCGCGTCCTCCTTCCTGGCGCTCAACAGTTACATTCAAGACAATGATGTGCTTGGCATCTTTTCCGAAGGCGGACACAACGTATTCCTCCATACCGTCATCACCGGCGGACAAGCCATCGGCGATACTGTTCTTGGCCTGCGCTCCCTGGCTCTGGGCTTTCCCAAAACTCCAATAGTTGTATGGCTCAATCCGTACTTCGGCGAAATCTCCATAGACGGCAAGCCGTTTGAAGGATTCAAAGTATACCAAGAATTTCACCAACAGTTTCAGGCGATTCTCGCCATTCCCCAAGGTAACAAAGCTACTATTGGCAAGGACTTGGAGATACTTTTTGCCAAGCGCCAGAGCTTTGAAACAGGCATCAATTCCAGCCAATCCATTGTCATGCGTTCGCGCTTGGGCCGGTACTGGAATGAAGTGGTCGGCCTGATCGAACGGGCCGGAATCACACTGTAG
- the trbB gene encoding P-type conjugative transfer ATPase TrbB, giving the protein MLMRACDDPRLLASLRHNCAGPILTALEDPLVIEIMLNPDGSLWIERYGQEHEPIGEIPLAQSRLILSLVASGLDLTVNEKNPIVEGEFPLDGSRFEGTFPPIVGPGPSFSLRKKASRVFTLAEYLAAGSITARVVEIIHDAVLRRWNIVVVGGTSSGKTTFVNAVIDAIAELTPSHRLLILEDTAELQSKSPNTVFFRTSVLSDVDMRKLAKVSMRYAPKRILVGEVRDYAALELLKLWNTGHPGGVGTFHADGAEEALPRLEELVEEAGLGPKQKLIGRAVDLVVYMEKTPANQRRISNIIKVNRFNPKTETYETENLYEANQDGQLP; this is encoded by the coding sequence ATGCTTATGCGTGCCTGTGACGATCCGCGCCTGCTGGCCAGCCTACGGCACAACTGCGCTGGGCCTATACTCACGGCGTTGGAAGACCCACTGGTGATTGAGATCATGCTCAACCCGGACGGTTCCCTGTGGATCGAACGGTATGGGCAGGAGCATGAACCTATCGGGGAAATACCGCTGGCGCAAAGCCGGTTGATTCTTTCGCTGGTGGCCAGTGGTCTTGATCTGACGGTTAATGAGAAGAACCCCATTGTGGAAGGTGAGTTTCCCCTAGATGGCTCTCGCTTTGAGGGCACTTTTCCGCCCATTGTCGGGCCTGGTCCGTCCTTCTCTTTGCGTAAGAAAGCCAGCCGCGTGTTTACCCTGGCTGAGTATCTGGCTGCCGGTTCCATCACGGCACGGGTGGTTGAGATAATCCATGACGCAGTACTCCGGCGCTGGAATATCGTGGTGGTTGGCGGAACTTCAAGCGGCAAGACTACTTTCGTCAACGCAGTGATCGACGCCATTGCGGAGCTTACGCCCTCGCATCGTTTGCTCATTTTGGAAGATACGGCGGAGCTGCAATCCAAAAGCCCCAACACCGTGTTTTTTCGTACTTCCGTGCTCTCGGACGTGGATATGCGCAAACTGGCCAAGGTCAGCATGAGGTATGCGCCAAAGCGCATTTTGGTGGGAGAAGTGCGGGATTATGCCGCCCTTGAATTACTCAAACTGTGGAACACGGGCCACCCTGGCGGCGTGGGCACGTTCCATGCGGATGGTGCGGAAGAGGCCCTGCCGCGCCTGGAAGAATTAGTGGAGGAAGCCGGGCTTGGGCCTAAGCAAAAATTGATCGGGCGGGCGGTAGATCTGGTGGTGTACATGGAAAAGACTCCGGCCAACCAGCGCCGTATTTCCAACATTATCAAGGTCAACAGGTTCAACCCAAAAACCGAAACCTACGAAACGGAGAATTTGTATGAAGCAAACCAGGATGGACAATTGCCATGA
- the trbD gene encoding conjugal transfer protein TrbD yields MSRTLPIHQSLHRHAHIMGAERELVMTSGLIALLVGVGGLTAVSIISAVVFWILAVFALRRMAKADPIMSRVWLRHIKQQEFYPAKASRWRLTGGFKC; encoded by the coding sequence ATGAGCCGTACCCTCCCTATCCATCAATCCTTACACCGCCATGCCCATATCATGGGCGCGGAACGTGAACTGGTTATGACCAGCGGCCTGATTGCCCTGCTTGTGGGCGTGGGCGGGCTGACTGCCGTTTCCATCATTTCCGCCGTGGTGTTCTGGATTCTGGCGGTGTTTGCCCTGCGGCGCATGGCCAAGGCCGACCCGATTATGAGCCGAGTCTGGCTGCGGCATATCAAGCAACAGGAATTCTACCCGGCCAAGGCAAGCCGTTGGCGGCTCACAGGGGGTTTCAAATGCTGA
- a CDS encoding class I SAM-dependent DNA methyltransferase, which produces MNIESFEKLWVDYQPDRKDALDFWNKRAPSFNKRIRRKTADEHRQRLMEHLARKAALDRNSAVLDIGCGPGAQSLEMAPLVGRVEGFDLAPNMIDLAKANAVEDNCPNASFRVLDWQAADIDSMGWRRQFDLVLASRTPAINNRATLEKMIAASSRACCMITHVEMRHSVRDQLKSLLDWDEQKARIARSFFCAFNMLFLMGFYPEVEYFDRSWESETTFEDAELMHLNYFTSMMTISDSLKTEMRKKLASLCRNGIIQEKVESKLAVMFWKI; this is translated from the coding sequence GTGAATATTGAATCTTTTGAGAAGCTTTGGGTCGATTATCAGCCAGACCGCAAGGATGCGCTGGATTTCTGGAACAAGCGCGCGCCATCGTTCAACAAGCGCATTCGCCGCAAAACTGCGGACGAACACCGCCAGCGCCTGATGGAACACCTTGCGCGCAAGGCTGCCCTTGACCGCAACAGCGCGGTGCTGGATATCGGCTGCGGCCCCGGCGCGCAAAGCCTTGAAATGGCCCCGCTGGTGGGCCGGGTGGAAGGCTTTGACCTTGCGCCCAACATGATTGATCTGGCAAAGGCCAATGCCGTTGAAGACAACTGCCCCAACGCCAGTTTTCGGGTTCTGGACTGGCAGGCGGCAGACATCGACAGCATGGGCTGGCGCAGACAATTCGATCTGGTTCTGGCATCGCGCACGCCAGCCATCAACAACCGCGCAACGCTGGAAAAGATGATTGCCGCCTCCAGCCGCGCCTGCTGCATGATCACGCATGTGGAAATGCGCCATTCTGTCAGGGATCAGCTCAAGAGCCTGCTCGACTGGGATGAACAGAAGGCCCGCATTGCCCGCAGTTTTTTCTGCGCTTTCAACATGCTGTTTCTGATGGGTTTTTATCCTGAGGTTGAGTATTTTGACCGGTCGTGGGAAAGCGAAACGACCTTTGAGGATGCGGAACTGATGCACCTCAATTATTTCACCAGCATGATGACAATTTCTGACAGCCTGAAAACCGAAATGCGCAAGAAACTGGCAAGCCTTTGCCGCAACGGAATTATTCAGGAAAAGGTGGAGTCAAAGCTGGCCGTCATGTTCTGGAAAATATAG
- a CDS encoding TraK family protein has product MPGDKKRIPRNMARIEFLASRDAIESLLSQGFDKRKIHTRLTESGQFTMSYDAFCKVLTKASSNMLNVQSLNASPPAAPPAPAPAARPLNTGPKIITPAAKSFPDPRNMNPDDAL; this is encoded by the coding sequence ATGCCCGGTGATAAAAAGCGTATCCCCCGCAACATGGCCAGAATTGAGTTCTTGGCCTCCCGCGATGCCATTGAAAGCCTTTTGTCTCAAGGCTTTGACAAGAGGAAGATTCACACGCGGCTGACGGAAAGCGGACAATTCACCATGTCTTATGACGCCTTTTGCAAAGTTCTGACAAAGGCCTCCTCCAACATGCTGAACGTGCAAAGCCTCAATGCTTCGCCTCCTGCGGCTCCTCCCGCACCCGCTCCGGCGGCGAGGCCGCTGAACACAGGCCCCAAAATTATCACCCCAGCGGCAAAGTCCTTTCCCGATCCTAGAAATATGAACCCCGACGACGCCCTGTAG
- a CDS encoding FmdE family protein, which translates to MQDIKPYLEKAEQYHGHICSGQILGIRMTLMALKALGMSPHDDMRDLVIFLETDRCVADASYVVTGVTVGRRRVKMYSYGKTAMSFLDLKTGKAVRVSVITSDRPPHHADKAAQLAFWEGYADSDIFSCQPVSIAMPEGELPGPPARIATCCVCGEDVLDCKEVVQDGKTYCRACLNGAYYSPIGDSHA; encoded by the coding sequence ATGCAAGATATAAAACCTTACCTTGAAAAGGCCGAACAGTATCACGGGCACATTTGCAGCGGGCAGATTCTGGGCATCCGCATGACCCTGATGGCGCTAAAAGCCCTTGGCATGTCGCCGCATGACGATATGCGCGATCTGGTTATCTTTCTGGAGACTGACCGCTGCGTTGCGGATGCGTCATACGTTGTTACTGGCGTGACCGTGGGCCGCAGGCGGGTCAAAATGTACAGCTACGGCAAAACAGCCATGTCGTTTCTGGATTTGAAAACCGGCAAGGCCGTGCGGGTCAGCGTCATCACCTCCGACAGACCGCCCCACCATGCGGACAAAGCCGCCCAGCTCGCCTTTTGGGAAGGCTATGCCGACAGCGACATTTTTTCCTGCCAGCCTGTGAGCATCGCCATGCCGGAGGGCGAACTGCCCGGCCCGCCAGCGCGCATTGCAACCTGCTGCGTCTGCGGCGAGGACGTGCTGGATTGCAAGGAAGTTGTGCAGGATGGCAAAACATACTGCCGGGCATGCCTCAACGGCGCATATTACAGCCCCATTGGAGACAGCCATGCATAA
- a CDS encoding type II toxin-antitoxin system RelE/ParE family toxin codes for MSYRIVFSPEAEEQLAALYGYIADAASPDIAERYTEAIVSYCEGLHTFPIRGTMREDVRPGLRITNYKKRTIIAFEVDMQAEQVSIIGLFYGGQDYETYLQDDLDLE; via the coding sequence ATGAGCTACCGCATAGTATTTTCACCAGAGGCCGAAGAGCAGCTTGCCGCTCTCTATGGCTACATTGCCGATGCTGCTTCACCCGATATCGCAGAGCGGTACACTGAAGCCATTGTCAGCTACTGCGAAGGCCTACATACCTTCCCCATTCGCGGCACCATGCGTGAAGATGTGCGTCCCGGCCTTCGTATCACCAACTATAAAAAACGAACCATCATAGCCTTTGAGGTAGATATGCAGGCAGAGCAAGTGTCTATCATTGGCCTGTTCTATGGCGGGCAAGACTATGAAACATATTTACAGGATGATTTAGACCTGGAATAG
- a CDS encoding TrbC/VirB2 family protein, which produces MSVIVLSTPESKKSRLTFFALAALCLLVFPEFAAASGGITEFSSPLEQVVNTITGPAGKWISIVAMALCGVIFIMNKDDISGGFKLLLSVVFGISFIAFAASIVNSVFSFSGAVI; this is translated from the coding sequence ATGAGCGTAATAGTTCTTTCCACTCCTGAAAGCAAAAAATCCCGTCTGACCTTTTTTGCCCTTGCTGCCCTCTGCCTTCTGGTCTTTCCTGAATTTGCAGCTGCATCAGGCGGCATCACCGAGTTTTCCTCTCCCCTTGAACAGGTCGTAAACACCATTACCGGGCCTGCCGGTAAATGGATTTCCATCGTGGCTATGGCGCTGTGCGGTGTCATCTTCATAATGAACAAAGACGACATCAGCGGTGGTTTCAAGCTGCTCTTGTCCGTGGTCTTCGGCATTTCCTTCATCGCGTTCGCGGCCAGCATCGTGAACAGCGTCTTCAGTTTCAGCGGGGCGGTGATCTGA
- a CDS encoding ABC transporter ATP-binding protein yields MIEVRDLTLGYFDAPPVLQQVSLRVARGEVVNVLGPNGCGKTTLLRAILGFLPVPRRSVFLEGRPQEEISRRDLARTLAYVPQMHTGVFAYQVLDVVLMGRTARSPWLRFSAEDVDRAMTALEQVRMASYARKSYLELSGGQRQLVLIARALCQGCSALVMDEPVTGLDYGNQFHLLELIGELSGSGPAIMLTTHHPEQAVYLGGRAILLKAGHVVADGPVSTTVTVPQIKGLYNLPPRAQRWMHLTEPDAP; encoded by the coding sequence ATGATTGAAGTGCGTGACCTCACCCTTGGCTATTTTGATGCCCCGCCTGTGCTACAGCAGGTCTCTCTGCGCGTGGCCCGGGGAGAAGTGGTGAACGTGCTTGGCCCCAACGGTTGCGGCAAAACAACGCTGCTCCGGGCCATTCTGGGATTTTTGCCTGTGCCGCGCCGCAGTGTTTTTCTGGAAGGCCGCCCGCAGGAAGAAATCTCGCGGCGGGATCTTGCACGCACACTGGCCTATGTGCCCCAGATGCATACGGGCGTTTTTGCCTATCAGGTTCTTGATGTGGTGCTTATGGGGCGTACAGCCCGCAGCCCATGGCTCAGGTTTTCCGCCGAGGATGTGGACAGGGCCATGACCGCTCTGGAGCAGGTGCGCATGGCAAGCTACGCGCGCAAATCCTATCTGGAGCTATCCGGCGGGCAACGGCAGCTTGTGCTTATTGCGCGGGCGCTGTGTCAGGGGTGCTCGGCTCTTGTTATGGATGAGCCTGTTACCGGGCTGGATTACGGCAACCAGTTTCATTTGCTGGAACTGATTGGCGAACTTTCCGGCTCCGGGCCGGCGATCATGCTGACCACCCACCATCCAGAACAGGCGGTGTATCTGGGCGGGCGCGCCATATTGCTCAAGGCGGGGCATGTGGTTGCAGACGGCCCGGTTTCCACCACTGTTACCGTGCCCCAGATCAAGGGGCTGTACAATCTGCCCCCCAGGGCACAGCGCTGGATGCACCTTACAGAACCGGATGCGCCATGA
- a CDS encoding FecCD family ABC transporter permease yields the protein MARSERILLWLGLMLVAAVLLSLHMGRYPLDMSALCRALADAWSGNTLSPDKKQVLFLFFNLRLPRIVTALLVGASLAVSGSVYQAMFQNPLVSPGILGVQHGAAFGGAVGILAFSSMAATQVLAFIGGALGVGLALFFSMLYPKARFLALLIGGMVSSSFFVALTSLVQYVADPNRQLPEIVFWLMGSLSRTEPRHLVWGGPLMLCALAFICLNGKVVNALSMGDDEAMALGVNSMRMKMQLIAAATLACSLTVVMAGVINWVGLVIPHVMRFICGPDNRLGLLNSALGGALFILLTDSFIRTIWTVELPLGIATSIILLPLFAFSLWYDWKRRYD from the coding sequence ATGGCACGTTCTGAAAGAATTTTGCTCTGGCTGGGGTTGATGCTGGTTGCCGCAGTGCTGCTCTCGTTGCACATGGGGCGCTACCCTCTGGACATGAGCGCGCTCTGCCGCGCGCTTGCCGATGCATGGTCTGGCAACACGCTCAGCCCGGATAAAAAGCAGGTGCTGTTTCTGTTTTTTAATCTGCGGCTGCCGCGCATTGTCACGGCTCTGCTGGTGGGCGCAAGCCTTGCGGTATCTGGCAGCGTGTATCAGGCCATGTTTCAGAATCCGCTGGTGTCGCCCGGTATTCTGGGTGTGCAGCACGGGGCGGCCTTTGGCGGGGCAGTGGGCATTCTGGCTTTTTCATCCATGGCGGCCACACAGGTACTTGCCTTTATTGGCGGCGCGCTGGGCGTGGGCCTTGCCCTGTTTTTTTCCATGCTCTACCCAAAGGCGCGTTTTCTTGCCCTGCTCATTGGCGGCATGGTCAGCAGCTCTTTTTTTGTGGCCCTGACCTCGCTTGTGCAGTACGTGGCAGACCCCAACAGGCAGTTGCCCGAAATTGTTTTCTGGCTCATGGGTTCGCTTTCGCGCACAGAGCCGCGCCACCTTGTATGGGGGGGGCCGCTCATGCTCTGCGCTCTGGCCTTCATCTGCCTTAACGGCAAGGTCGTGAACGCGCTTTCCATGGGCGACGACGAGGCCATGGCTCTGGGCGTGAACAGCATGCGCATGAAGATGCAACTGATTGCGGCGGCAACGCTGGCGTGTTCGCTGACAGTTGTCATGGCGGGCGTCATCAACTGGGTTGGACTTGTCATTCCGCACGTGATGCGTTTTATCTGCGGGCCGGACAATCGCCTTGGCCTGCTGAATTCAGCCCTGGGCGGCGCGCTCTTTATTCTGCTGACGGATTCCTTCATCCGCACGATCTGGACAGTGGAATTGCCGCTGGGCATCGCCACCTCGATCATCCTGCTGCCGCTGTTTGCCTTTAGCCTGTGGTACGACTGGAAGAGACGCTATGATTGA
- a CDS encoding Com family DNA-binding transcriptional regulator produces the protein MTATPKDPKDVRCGNCNKLLAKGRMEAGEIELLCPRCKTRIILRASRPSQAPHDGLHHGDSHERNSSFHS, from the coding sequence ATGACCGCAACACCCAAAGACCCTAAAGACGTGCGTTGCGGCAACTGCAACAAACTGCTGGCCAAAGGACGCATGGAAGCCGGAGAAATAGAGCTTCTGTGCCCGCGTTGTAAAACTCGCATCATTCTGCGGGCCTCGCGCCCCAGCCAAGCGCCGCATGACGGCCTCCATCATGGAGACAGTCATGAGCGTAATAGTTCTTTCCACTCCTGA
- a CDS encoding DUF364 domain-containing protein: MHNRWHLYDELIDSVPSKELVKSFVYGDHWLMVESDAGGVGMAQHFPTMPGVQDPALSPYEIVGQPLRTVAERLKSWDFNQASIGLAALNAANNTLALRPESPIQPGINRMPGDAFKFFLAEATGKKVAVIGHFPGLRMLRQHCDMCILERNPQPGDLPDAAAEYVLPEQDIVFVTGTTFINKTITRLLELTQKAKVFMVGPSTPMHPLLFRHSFASLSGLVVENAAGMARALKDNNCEAIFASGGLKVNLLPGGAQ, encoded by the coding sequence ATGCATAACCGCTGGCATTTGTATGACGAACTGATTGATTCCGTTCCGTCAAAGGAGCTGGTTAAATCCTTTGTTTACGGCGATCACTGGCTGATGGTGGAATCAGACGCCGGGGGCGTGGGCATGGCCCAGCATTTCCCGACCATGCCGGGCGTGCAGGATCCAGCGCTCTCCCCATATGAAATTGTCGGCCAGCCCTTGCGCACGGTGGCCGAACGCCTCAAATCGTGGGATTTCAATCAGGCTTCCATCGGTCTTGCGGCTCTGAATGCCGCTAACAACACTCTGGCCCTGCGGCCAGAAAGCCCCATCCAGCCCGGCATAAACCGCATGCCCGGAGATGCCTTCAAATTTTTTCTTGCAGAGGCTACGGGCAAAAAAGTTGCGGTGATCGGGCATTTTCCCGGTCTGCGCATGCTGCGCCAGCACTGCGACATGTGCATTCTTGAGCGCAATCCACAGCCCGGCGACCTGCCCGATGCAGCAGCGGAATACGTTCTGCCGGAGCAGGATATTGTTTTTGTCACGGGCACAACATTCATCAATAAAACCATCACCCGCCTGCTGGAACTGACCCAGAAGGCCAAGGTTTTCATGGTCGGGCCAAGCACCCCCATGCATCCCCTGCTGTTCCGGCACAGTTTTGCCTCGCTTTCCGGCCTGGTGGTGGAAAATGCCGCAGGCATGGCCCGCGCACTGAAAGATAACAACTGCGAGGCCATTTTTGCCAGCGGGGGCCTCAAGGTAAATCTGCTGCCCGGCGGTGCCCAGTGA
- a CDS encoding ribbon-helix-helix domain-containing protein has translation MRTTQQLSITLPNEMANAIKAKVQTGEYATESEVIREGLRALMARDKAVESWLHQQVGPAYDALKADPSRAVTTSQIRARLAAEHAKRK, from the coding sequence ATGCGAACAACACAGCAGTTAAGCATAACCCTGCCAAATGAAATGGCGAATGCAATAAAAGCCAAAGTGCAGACTGGCGAATATGCCACAGAAAGCGAAGTTATCCGGGAGGGGCTACGTGCGCTCATGGCCCGCGACAAGGCTGTTGAAAGCTGGCTTCACCAGCAGGTAGGCCCGGCCTATGATGCGCTGAAGGCTGACCCGTCCCGCGCTGTCACAACTTCTCAGATTCGGGCGCGTCTTGCCGCCGAGCACGCCAAAAGAAAATGA